Proteins encoded within one genomic window of Anopheles gambiae chromosome 3, idAnoGambNW_F1_1, whole genome shotgun sequence:
- the LOC1280244 gene encoding probable phosphorylase b kinase regulatory subunit beta isoform X4 translates to MSTMERHSTSVTPVARQPSLDDMNLDQFLKISNYEDTVKQLDIYYGIVKRQLLQFQSPITGLFPVLSTDREVGSIRDSVYCAAAIWSLYQAYRRIDDDRGKSYELGQSAVKCMRGILECWIKQAHRVEKFKSRQCAVNALHCKFHLDTGEEIYADENYNHLQIDVVSIYLIFLVQMITSGLQIIYTQDEVAFVQNLVYYVERAYRTPDFGMWERGSKYNDGTPEIHASSIGMAKSALEAINGCNLFGEKGASWSVVYVDIDAHNRNRSIFETMLPRESSSKGVDASLLPTLSFPAFASHEERLVDMSKLNVVRRLKGKKGFKRFSRDGYLSRLEDKTRRYYHKGEIKDFEGYECEWPMFYTYMIIDGVFKNNLEQIEEYQMELRKCMHSDNNGDPVVSMCYAPDGDGMYTRSSSQSLFLWGQSVFIIAQLLTAGLLHINELDPIRRYLPSYNRPRKGGRYSAFQAKPGIRTKIGSGTATDLVVQIVLIAESMRLQAMMATYGIQTQTPHEVEPVQIWSSTQLINVYQQLGVNDKIGLTGRPPRPVGSLGTSKVYRICGMTVLCYPLIFEVSDFYLYRDMALLIDDIKTELQFVGKYWRLSGRPTVCLLIREEHMRDPQFKEMIDLLAMLKKGYCDDMKVRIGRLQNLISSSCIEHLDFMSTSDLPDVGDTAFAQIHHDYIGYQSLTDVPRAQSYREKKITAAEYATRSTPDILEALRNTESIFLQCQLLGIILHREGSHYELAGESVHVRLTDLYYRAGTLRYWRAVRYCSSLLRHIVDSISPFITTLLVNGKQITVGVIGQRETIFDKPMTPSEIQNVMYSTVQPYDVIHAVLQQEVVLYCGRLIATNPDIFKGILKIRVGWVLEAMRLYLTMKGDEGADIENLSPFQIRQLLQRVLTVSQWANEDHFSTVQRRQLEGCLCRVPSSFYNLVWDVLERTPHGITVQGHNLPAMPTLTNKSRSELSFSLQVEEMLHQITQPERRQIAVELLCIVATILSRNPELRFQQVLDLDLLLEDSFAMYCKDHSLPPSKDISPLFSLSYSQTTGYLARAAVNSVLQRCALSTEDFADDVEDHCRVQ, encoded by the exons ATGTCAACAATGGAGCGTCATTCGAC CTCCGTCACGCCCGTCGCCCGGCAACCCAGCCTAGACGATATGAATCTGGACCAGTTCCTGAAGATTTCCAACTACGAGGACACGGTGAAGCAGCTCGACATCTACTACGGAATTG TGAAACGACAGCTGCTGCAGTTCCAAAGTCCTATCACGGGCCTGTTCCCGGTGCTCAGCACGGACCGGGAGGTGGGCAGCATACGGGACAGCGTGTACTGCGCCGCAGCGATCTGGAGCCTTTACCAGGCCTACCGCCGGATCGATGACGATCGGGGCAAGAGCTACGAGTTGGGCCAGTCGGCGGTGAAGTGTATGCGCGGCATCCTGGAGTGCTGGATCAAGCAGGCGCACCGGGTGGAGAAGTTTAAATCGCGCCAGTGCGCGGTCAACGCGCTGCACTGCAAGTTCCACCTGGACACGGGCGAGGAAATCTACGCGGACGAAAACTACAACCATCTGCAGATCGACGTGGTGTCGATCTATCTGATCTTTCTGGTACAGATGATCACGTCCGGGCTGCAGATCATCTACACGCAGGACGAGGTGGCGTTCGTGCAGAATCTGGTGTACTACGTGGAGCGGGCGTACCGTACGCCCGACTTCGGCATGTGGGAGCGGGGCTCGAAGTATAATGACGGGACGCCCGAGATCCATGCGTCCTCGATCGGGATGGCCAAATCGGCGCTGGAAGCGATCAACGGGTGCAATCTGTTCGGCGAGAAGGGTGCCTCGTGGAGCGTGGTGTACGTGGACATTGATGCGCACAACCGCAATCGCAGCATCTTCGAGACGATGCTGCCGCGGGAGTCGAGCTCGAAGGGGGTGGATGCGTCGCTGCTGCCGACACTTTCCTTTCCGGCGTTTGCGTCGCACGAGGAGCGGCTGGTGGACATGAGCAAGCTGAACGTGGTGCGGCGGCTGAAGGGCAAGAAGGGCTTCAAGCGGTTCAGCCGGGACGGGTATCTGTCGCGGCTGGAGGACAAAACGCGCCGCTACTACCACAAGGGGGAAATTAAGGACTTTGAGGGGTACGAGTGCGAGTGGCCCATGTTTTACACGTACATGATCATTGACGGGGTGTTCAAGAACAATCTCGAGCAGATCGAGGAGTACCAGATGGAGCTGCGGAAGTGTATGCACTCGGACAACAATGGAg atCCAGTTGTATCGATGTGTTACGCACCGGACGGGGACGGTATGTACACGCGCTCCTCCTCCCAGTCGCTCTTCCTGTGGGGCCAATCGGTGTTCATCATTGCGCAGTTACTTACGGCCGGTTTGCTACACATTAACGAGCTGGATCCGATCCGGCGATATTTGCCGTCGTACAACCGACCCCGGAAAGGTGGTCGCTACTCAGCCTTTCAG GCGAAACCGGGAATT CGTACCAAAATCGGAAGT GGCACAGCAACGGATCTGGTCGTGCAGATAGTGCTGATCGCTGAGTCGATGCGCCTGCAGGCCATGATGGCCACGTACGGCATTCAAACGCAAACACCACATGAA GTTGAACCCGTCCAAATCTGGTCCTCGACGCAGCTCATCAACGTGTACCAGCAGCTGGGCGTGAACGATAAGATCGGGCTGACCGGGCGACCACCCCGCCCGGTCGGTTCGCTCGGCACAAGCAAAGTGTACCGCATCTGCGGCATGACCGTCCTCTGCTATCCACTTATTTTTGAAGTGTCCGATTTCTACCTCTACCGCGACATGGCCCTACTGATCGACGACATCAAGACGGAGCTGCAGTTCGTGGGCAAGTACTGGCGGCTATCGGGCCGGCCGACCGTGTGCCTACTGATCCGCGAGGAGCACATGCGCGATCCCCAGTTCAAGGAGATGATCGATCTGCTGGCCATGCTGAAGAAGGGCTACTGTGACGATATGAAGGTGCGAATTGGCCGGCTGCAGAACCTCATCTCGAGCTCCTGCATTGAGCATCTTGACTTTATGTCCACCTCGGACCTGCCGGACGTGGGCGATACTGCCTTTGCGCAGATCCACCACGACTACATCGGCTACCAGAGTCTGACGGATGTGCCGCGTGCCCAGTCCTATCGGGAGAAAAAGATAACGGCGGCTGAGTATGCGACCCGGTCGACACCGGACATACTCGAGGCGCTGCGCAACACGGAATCGATCTTTCTGCAGTGCCAGCTGCTCGGTATTATTCTGCACCGCGAAGGCTCTCACTACGAGCTGGCGGGCGAATCCGTTCACGTGCGACTAACCGATCTGTACTACCGGGCCGGTACGCTGCGCTACTGGCGAGCCGTTCGCTACTGTAGCTCACTGTTGCGCCACATTGTCGACTCGATTTCACCGTTCATCACGACGCTGCTCGTCAACGGGAAGCAGATTACGGTCGGTGTGATCGGCCAGCGGGAGACAATCTTTGACAAGCCGATGACACCGTCCGAGATCCAGAACGTGATGTACTCGACCGTGCAGCCGTACGACGTGATCCATGCGGTGCTGCAGCAGGAGGTGGTCCTGTACTGCGGGCGGCTGATCGCCACCAATCCGGACATTTTCAAGGGCATCCTGAAGATCCGCGTCGGTTGGGTCCTGGAGGCGATGCGGCTCTACCTCACGATGAAGGGGGACGAAGGGGCGGATATTGAAAATTTGTCCCCGTTTCAAATTcgccagctgctgcagcgggTGCTGACCGTGAGCCAGTGGGCAAATGAGGATCA CTTCAGTACGGTACAGCGCCGCCAGCTCGAGGGTTGCCTGTGCCGGGTGCCGAGCTCGTTCTACAACCTCGTGTGGGACGTGCTGGAGCGCACACCGCACGGCATTACCGTGCAGGGGCACAATCTGCCCGCCATGCCGACCCTGACCAACAAGAGCCGCAGCGAGCTGTCCTTCTCGCTGCAGGTCGAGGAGATGCTGCACCAAATCACGCAACCCGAGCGGCGCCAGATCGCGGTCGAGCTGCTGTGCATTGTGGCCACCATACTGAGCCGCAATCCGGAGCTGCGCTTCCAGCAGGTGCTCGATCTCGACCTGCTGCTGGAGGACTCGTTCGCGATGTACTGCAAAGACCACAGCTTGCCGCCGAGCAAAGACATTTCGCCACTGTTTTCGCTCTCCTACTCGCAGACGACCGGATACCTGGCCCGAGCTGCCGTCAACAGTGTGCTGCAGCGGTGCGCCCTCTCCACGGAGGACTTTGCCGATGACGTTGAGGATCATTGCCGCGTGCAGTAG
- the LOC1280244 gene encoding probable phosphorylase b kinase regulatory subunit beta isoform X6: MSTMERHSTSVTPVARQPSLDDMNLDQFLKISNYEDTVKQLDIYYGIVKRQLLQFQSPITGLFPVLSTDREVGSIRDSVYCAAAIWSLYQAYRRIDDDRGKSYELGQSAVKCMRGILECWIKQAHRVEKFKSRQCAVNALHCKFHLDTGEEIYADENYNHLQIDVVSIYLIFLVQMITSGLQIIYTQDEVAFVQNLVYYVERAYRTPDFGMWERGSKYNDGTPEIHASSIGMAKSALEAINGCNLFGEKGASWSVVYVDIDAHNRNRSIFETMLPRESSSKGVDASLLPTLSFPAFASHEERLVDMSKLNVVRRLKGKKGFKRFSRDGYLSRLEDKTRRYYHKGEIKDFEGYECEWPMFYTYMIIDGVFKNNLEQIEEYQMELRKCMHSDNNGDPVVSMCYAPDGDGMYTRSSSQSLFLWGQSVFIIAQLLTAGLLHINELDPIRRYLPSYNRPRKGGRYSAFQAKPGIGTATDLVVQIVLIAESMRLQAMMATYGIQTQTPHEVEPVQIWSSTQLINVYQQLGVNDKIGLTGRPPRPVGSLGTSKVYRICGMTVLCYPLIFEVSDFYLYRDMALLIDDIKTELQFVGKYWRLSGRPTVCLLIREEHMRDPQFKEMIDLLAMLKKGYCDDMKVRIGRLQNLISSSCIEHLDFMSTSDLPDVGDTAFAQIHHDYIGYQSLTDVPRAQSYREKKITAAEYATRSTPDILEALRNTESIFLQCQLLGIILHREGSHYELAGESVHVRLTDLYYRAGTLRYWRAVRYCSSLLRHIVDSISPFITTLLVNGKQITVGVIGQRETIFDKPMTPSEIQNVMYSTVQPYDVIHAVLQQEVVLYCGRLIATNPDIFKGILKIRVGWVLEAMRLYLTMKGDEGADIENLSPFQIRQLLQRVLTVSQWANEDHFSTVQRRQLEGCLCRVPSSFYNLVWDVLERTPHGITVQGHNLPAMPTLTNKSRSELSFSLQVEEMLHQITQPERRQIAVELLCIVATILSRNPELRFQQVLDLDLLLEDSFAMYCKDHSLPPSKDISPLFSLSYSQTTGYLARAAVNSVLQRCALSTEDFADDVEDHCRVQ, from the exons ATGTCAACAATGGAGCGTCATTCGAC CTCCGTCACGCCCGTCGCCCGGCAACCCAGCCTAGACGATATGAATCTGGACCAGTTCCTGAAGATTTCCAACTACGAGGACACGGTGAAGCAGCTCGACATCTACTACGGAATTG TGAAACGACAGCTGCTGCAGTTCCAAAGTCCTATCACGGGCCTGTTCCCGGTGCTCAGCACGGACCGGGAGGTGGGCAGCATACGGGACAGCGTGTACTGCGCCGCAGCGATCTGGAGCCTTTACCAGGCCTACCGCCGGATCGATGACGATCGGGGCAAGAGCTACGAGTTGGGCCAGTCGGCGGTGAAGTGTATGCGCGGCATCCTGGAGTGCTGGATCAAGCAGGCGCACCGGGTGGAGAAGTTTAAATCGCGCCAGTGCGCGGTCAACGCGCTGCACTGCAAGTTCCACCTGGACACGGGCGAGGAAATCTACGCGGACGAAAACTACAACCATCTGCAGATCGACGTGGTGTCGATCTATCTGATCTTTCTGGTACAGATGATCACGTCCGGGCTGCAGATCATCTACACGCAGGACGAGGTGGCGTTCGTGCAGAATCTGGTGTACTACGTGGAGCGGGCGTACCGTACGCCCGACTTCGGCATGTGGGAGCGGGGCTCGAAGTATAATGACGGGACGCCCGAGATCCATGCGTCCTCGATCGGGATGGCCAAATCGGCGCTGGAAGCGATCAACGGGTGCAATCTGTTCGGCGAGAAGGGTGCCTCGTGGAGCGTGGTGTACGTGGACATTGATGCGCACAACCGCAATCGCAGCATCTTCGAGACGATGCTGCCGCGGGAGTCGAGCTCGAAGGGGGTGGATGCGTCGCTGCTGCCGACACTTTCCTTTCCGGCGTTTGCGTCGCACGAGGAGCGGCTGGTGGACATGAGCAAGCTGAACGTGGTGCGGCGGCTGAAGGGCAAGAAGGGCTTCAAGCGGTTCAGCCGGGACGGGTATCTGTCGCGGCTGGAGGACAAAACGCGCCGCTACTACCACAAGGGGGAAATTAAGGACTTTGAGGGGTACGAGTGCGAGTGGCCCATGTTTTACACGTACATGATCATTGACGGGGTGTTCAAGAACAATCTCGAGCAGATCGAGGAGTACCAGATGGAGCTGCGGAAGTGTATGCACTCGGACAACAATGGAg atCCAGTTGTATCGATGTGTTACGCACCGGACGGGGACGGTATGTACACGCGCTCCTCCTCCCAGTCGCTCTTCCTGTGGGGCCAATCGGTGTTCATCATTGCGCAGTTACTTACGGCCGGTTTGCTACACATTAACGAGCTGGATCCGATCCGGCGATATTTGCCGTCGTACAACCGACCCCGGAAAGGTGGTCGCTACTCAGCCTTTCAG GCGAAACCGGGAATT GGCACAGCAACGGATCTGGTCGTGCAGATAGTGCTGATCGCTGAGTCGATGCGCCTGCAGGCCATGATGGCCACGTACGGCATTCAAACGCAAACACCACATGAA GTTGAACCCGTCCAAATCTGGTCCTCGACGCAGCTCATCAACGTGTACCAGCAGCTGGGCGTGAACGATAAGATCGGGCTGACCGGGCGACCACCCCGCCCGGTCGGTTCGCTCGGCACAAGCAAAGTGTACCGCATCTGCGGCATGACCGTCCTCTGCTATCCACTTATTTTTGAAGTGTCCGATTTCTACCTCTACCGCGACATGGCCCTACTGATCGACGACATCAAGACGGAGCTGCAGTTCGTGGGCAAGTACTGGCGGCTATCGGGCCGGCCGACCGTGTGCCTACTGATCCGCGAGGAGCACATGCGCGATCCCCAGTTCAAGGAGATGATCGATCTGCTGGCCATGCTGAAGAAGGGCTACTGTGACGATATGAAGGTGCGAATTGGCCGGCTGCAGAACCTCATCTCGAGCTCCTGCATTGAGCATCTTGACTTTATGTCCACCTCGGACCTGCCGGACGTGGGCGATACTGCCTTTGCGCAGATCCACCACGACTACATCGGCTACCAGAGTCTGACGGATGTGCCGCGTGCCCAGTCCTATCGGGAGAAAAAGATAACGGCGGCTGAGTATGCGACCCGGTCGACACCGGACATACTCGAGGCGCTGCGCAACACGGAATCGATCTTTCTGCAGTGCCAGCTGCTCGGTATTATTCTGCACCGCGAAGGCTCTCACTACGAGCTGGCGGGCGAATCCGTTCACGTGCGACTAACCGATCTGTACTACCGGGCCGGTACGCTGCGCTACTGGCGAGCCGTTCGCTACTGTAGCTCACTGTTGCGCCACATTGTCGACTCGATTTCACCGTTCATCACGACGCTGCTCGTCAACGGGAAGCAGATTACGGTCGGTGTGATCGGCCAGCGGGAGACAATCTTTGACAAGCCGATGACACCGTCCGAGATCCAGAACGTGATGTACTCGACCGTGCAGCCGTACGACGTGATCCATGCGGTGCTGCAGCAGGAGGTGGTCCTGTACTGCGGGCGGCTGATCGCCACCAATCCGGACATTTTCAAGGGCATCCTGAAGATCCGCGTCGGTTGGGTCCTGGAGGCGATGCGGCTCTACCTCACGATGAAGGGGGACGAAGGGGCGGATATTGAAAATTTGTCCCCGTTTCAAATTcgccagctgctgcagcgggTGCTGACCGTGAGCCAGTGGGCAAATGAGGATCA CTTCAGTACGGTACAGCGCCGCCAGCTCGAGGGTTGCCTGTGCCGGGTGCCGAGCTCGTTCTACAACCTCGTGTGGGACGTGCTGGAGCGCACACCGCACGGCATTACCGTGCAGGGGCACAATCTGCCCGCCATGCCGACCCTGACCAACAAGAGCCGCAGCGAGCTGTCCTTCTCGCTGCAGGTCGAGGAGATGCTGCACCAAATCACGCAACCCGAGCGGCGCCAGATCGCGGTCGAGCTGCTGTGCATTGTGGCCACCATACTGAGCCGCAATCCGGAGCTGCGCTTCCAGCAGGTGCTCGATCTCGACCTGCTGCTGGAGGACTCGTTCGCGATGTACTGCAAAGACCACAGCTTGCCGCCGAGCAAAGACATTTCGCCACTGTTTTCGCTCTCCTACTCGCAGACGACCGGATACCTGGCCCGAGCTGCCGTCAACAGTGTGCTGCAGCGGTGCGCCCTCTCCACGGAGGACTTTGCCGATGACGTTGAGGATCATTGCCGCGTGCAGTAG
- the LOC1280244 gene encoding probable phosphorylase b kinase regulatory subunit beta isoform X2 translates to MSTMERHSTSVTPVARQPSLDDMNLDQFLKISNYEDTVKQLDIYYGIVKRQLLQFQSPITGLFPVLSTDREVGSIRDSVYCAAAIWSLYQAYRRIDDDRGKSYELGQSAVKCMRGILECWIKQAHRVEKFKSRQCAVNALHCKFHLDTGEEIYADENYNHLQIDVVSIYLIFLVQMITSGLQIIYTQDEVAFVQNLVYYVERAYRTPDFGMWERGSKYNDGTPEIHASSIGMAKSALEAINGCNLFGEKGASWSVVYVDIDAHNRNRSIFETMLPRESSSKGVDASLLPTLSFPAFASHEERLVDMSKLNVVRRLKGKKGFKRFSRDGYLSRLEDKTRRYYHKGEIKDFEGYECEWPMFYTYMIIDGVFKNNLEQIEEYQMELRKCMHSDNNGDPVVSMCYAPDGDGMYTRSSSQSLFLWGQSVFIIAQLLTAGLLHINELDPIRRYLPSYNRPRKGGRYSAFQRTKIGSALAMNRPVTPPHIVERQDQMSDSSEPARGTATDLVVQIVLIAESMRLQAMMATYGIQTQTPHEVEPVQIWSSTQLINVYQQLGVNDKIGLTGRPPRPVGSLGTSKVYRICGMTVLCYPLIFEVSDFYLYRDMALLIDDIKTELQFVGKYWRLSGRPTVCLLIREEHMRDPQFKEMIDLLAMLKKGYCDDMKVRIGRLQNLISSSCIEHLDFMSTSDLPDVGDTAFAQIHHDYIGYQSLTDVPRAQSYREKKITAAEYATRSTPDILEALRNTESIFLQCQLLGIILHREGSHYELAGESVHVRLTDLYYRAGTLRYWRAVRYCSSLLRHIVDSISPFITTLLVNGKQITVGVIGQRETIFDKPMTPSEIQNVMYSTVQPYDVIHAVLQQEVVLYCGRLIATNPDIFKGILKIRVGWVLEAMRLYLTMKGDEGADIENLSPFQIRQLLQRVLTVSQWANEDHFSTVQRRQLEGCLCRVPSSFYNLVWDVLERTPHGITVQGHNLPAMPTLTNKSRSELSFSLQVEEMLHQITQPERRQIAVELLCIVATILSRNPELRFQQVLDLDLLLEDSFAMYCKDHSLPPSKDISPLFSLSYSQTTGYLARAAVNSVLQRCALSTEDFADDVEDHCRVQ, encoded by the exons ATGTCAACAATGGAGCGTCATTCGAC CTCCGTCACGCCCGTCGCCCGGCAACCCAGCCTAGACGATATGAATCTGGACCAGTTCCTGAAGATTTCCAACTACGAGGACACGGTGAAGCAGCTCGACATCTACTACGGAATTG TGAAACGACAGCTGCTGCAGTTCCAAAGTCCTATCACGGGCCTGTTCCCGGTGCTCAGCACGGACCGGGAGGTGGGCAGCATACGGGACAGCGTGTACTGCGCCGCAGCGATCTGGAGCCTTTACCAGGCCTACCGCCGGATCGATGACGATCGGGGCAAGAGCTACGAGTTGGGCCAGTCGGCGGTGAAGTGTATGCGCGGCATCCTGGAGTGCTGGATCAAGCAGGCGCACCGGGTGGAGAAGTTTAAATCGCGCCAGTGCGCGGTCAACGCGCTGCACTGCAAGTTCCACCTGGACACGGGCGAGGAAATCTACGCGGACGAAAACTACAACCATCTGCAGATCGACGTGGTGTCGATCTATCTGATCTTTCTGGTACAGATGATCACGTCCGGGCTGCAGATCATCTACACGCAGGACGAGGTGGCGTTCGTGCAGAATCTGGTGTACTACGTGGAGCGGGCGTACCGTACGCCCGACTTCGGCATGTGGGAGCGGGGCTCGAAGTATAATGACGGGACGCCCGAGATCCATGCGTCCTCGATCGGGATGGCCAAATCGGCGCTGGAAGCGATCAACGGGTGCAATCTGTTCGGCGAGAAGGGTGCCTCGTGGAGCGTGGTGTACGTGGACATTGATGCGCACAACCGCAATCGCAGCATCTTCGAGACGATGCTGCCGCGGGAGTCGAGCTCGAAGGGGGTGGATGCGTCGCTGCTGCCGACACTTTCCTTTCCGGCGTTTGCGTCGCACGAGGAGCGGCTGGTGGACATGAGCAAGCTGAACGTGGTGCGGCGGCTGAAGGGCAAGAAGGGCTTCAAGCGGTTCAGCCGGGACGGGTATCTGTCGCGGCTGGAGGACAAAACGCGCCGCTACTACCACAAGGGGGAAATTAAGGACTTTGAGGGGTACGAGTGCGAGTGGCCCATGTTTTACACGTACATGATCATTGACGGGGTGTTCAAGAACAATCTCGAGCAGATCGAGGAGTACCAGATGGAGCTGCGGAAGTGTATGCACTCGGACAACAATGGAg atCCAGTTGTATCGATGTGTTACGCACCGGACGGGGACGGTATGTACACGCGCTCCTCCTCCCAGTCGCTCTTCCTGTGGGGCCAATCGGTGTTCATCATTGCGCAGTTACTTACGGCCGGTTTGCTACACATTAACGAGCTGGATCCGATCCGGCGATATTTGCCGTCGTACAACCGACCCCGGAAAGGTGGTCGCTACTCAGCCTTTCAG CGTACCAAAATCGGAAGT GCGCTGGCCATGAATCGCCCGGTAACACCACCGCACATTGTGGAGCGCCAGGACCAAATGTCGGACTCCAGCGAACCAGCGCGA GGCACAGCAACGGATCTGGTCGTGCAGATAGTGCTGATCGCTGAGTCGATGCGCCTGCAGGCCATGATGGCCACGTACGGCATTCAAACGCAAACACCACATGAA GTTGAACCCGTCCAAATCTGGTCCTCGACGCAGCTCATCAACGTGTACCAGCAGCTGGGCGTGAACGATAAGATCGGGCTGACCGGGCGACCACCCCGCCCGGTCGGTTCGCTCGGCACAAGCAAAGTGTACCGCATCTGCGGCATGACCGTCCTCTGCTATCCACTTATTTTTGAAGTGTCCGATTTCTACCTCTACCGCGACATGGCCCTACTGATCGACGACATCAAGACGGAGCTGCAGTTCGTGGGCAAGTACTGGCGGCTATCGGGCCGGCCGACCGTGTGCCTACTGATCCGCGAGGAGCACATGCGCGATCCCCAGTTCAAGGAGATGATCGATCTGCTGGCCATGCTGAAGAAGGGCTACTGTGACGATATGAAGGTGCGAATTGGCCGGCTGCAGAACCTCATCTCGAGCTCCTGCATTGAGCATCTTGACTTTATGTCCACCTCGGACCTGCCGGACGTGGGCGATACTGCCTTTGCGCAGATCCACCACGACTACATCGGCTACCAGAGTCTGACGGATGTGCCGCGTGCCCAGTCCTATCGGGAGAAAAAGATAACGGCGGCTGAGTATGCGACCCGGTCGACACCGGACATACTCGAGGCGCTGCGCAACACGGAATCGATCTTTCTGCAGTGCCAGCTGCTCGGTATTATTCTGCACCGCGAAGGCTCTCACTACGAGCTGGCGGGCGAATCCGTTCACGTGCGACTAACCGATCTGTACTACCGGGCCGGTACGCTGCGCTACTGGCGAGCCGTTCGCTACTGTAGCTCACTGTTGCGCCACATTGTCGACTCGATTTCACCGTTCATCACGACGCTGCTCGTCAACGGGAAGCAGATTACGGTCGGTGTGATCGGCCAGCGGGAGACAATCTTTGACAAGCCGATGACACCGTCCGAGATCCAGAACGTGATGTACTCGACCGTGCAGCCGTACGACGTGATCCATGCGGTGCTGCAGCAGGAGGTGGTCCTGTACTGCGGGCGGCTGATCGCCACCAATCCGGACATTTTCAAGGGCATCCTGAAGATCCGCGTCGGTTGGGTCCTGGAGGCGATGCGGCTCTACCTCACGATGAAGGGGGACGAAGGGGCGGATATTGAAAATTTGTCCCCGTTTCAAATTcgccagctgctgcagcgggTGCTGACCGTGAGCCAGTGGGCAAATGAGGATCA CTTCAGTACGGTACAGCGCCGCCAGCTCGAGGGTTGCCTGTGCCGGGTGCCGAGCTCGTTCTACAACCTCGTGTGGGACGTGCTGGAGCGCACACCGCACGGCATTACCGTGCAGGGGCACAATCTGCCCGCCATGCCGACCCTGACCAACAAGAGCCGCAGCGAGCTGTCCTTCTCGCTGCAGGTCGAGGAGATGCTGCACCAAATCACGCAACCCGAGCGGCGCCAGATCGCGGTCGAGCTGCTGTGCATTGTGGCCACCATACTGAGCCGCAATCCGGAGCTGCGCTTCCAGCAGGTGCTCGATCTCGACCTGCTGCTGGAGGACTCGTTCGCGATGTACTGCAAAGACCACAGCTTGCCGCCGAGCAAAGACATTTCGCCACTGTTTTCGCTCTCCTACTCGCAGACGACCGGATACCTGGCCCGAGCTGCCGTCAACAGTGTGCTGCAGCGGTGCGCCCTCTCCACGGAGGACTTTGCCGATGACGTTGAGGATCATTGCCGCGTGCAGTAG